From the genome of Deltaproteobacteria bacterium:
AACACCCCTTGTCTCCAATGGCGATTTGGTCTAGCAGTGGTGCCATGTCACGTAACCTAGGGTACGCTTGTGCCGCCGTCCTCTTCCTGTCGTTCGCCCTCGCCGGCTGTGTCACCATCGGCGATTCCGCGCCGAAGGAATGCATTCCCGTCCAATACTTCTGTGTCCAGCCGGAGGAATTCGACCAGGCCGTGGCCACGGTGGCAAGGGAATACCAGGATGATCCGAGCTTCCGGAACCAGTGGCATCTGGCGTACATCAAGGCGGACGAGGCCTACGCCAACCTGAGCGTGCTCAATGGTCCGGACGCCGAGCCGGGCGCCGGGGTGACCATCGGTGTCATGCACGCCGGCATCGACCTGGACCACCCGGCGTTTGCCGGCAAGAAGGTCACGGAGACGTTCCTGGGCGGCGCGGTCGACGAGACCGGGGAGGAGCGTCCCTCCTACGGTACCGCGGTCGCGAGCGTCGCCGCGGGCGCAAGGACCGGTGAAGAAGGCACCCCGCACGGCGTGGCCTGGGGCGCCGACATCGCCATGTTCGCCATTCCCACCGGCAGGGTGAGCGGCACCCAGCCCGAACCGCTCGAGATCCTGGCCTCCGCGGACGCGCGGCATGCCGCGCGGTATGAGCGGGTCTTTTCCTGGCGGGACGGCGAGCGGAAGGTGGACATCCTGACGTTGCCCCTGGGCTTCGCGGCCGGGATCGACGGTTTCACCGAGCAGGAACTGCGCGACAACTACGGCCGCGCCATCGCGGCCCTGGCCCAGGCGGACGCGGAGGAAAAGACCATCCTCGTATGGGCGGCCGGGGATTTCCACGGACTCCGGTGCGACCCGGCGGTCACGGACAACTGCCGGTACGGTTACCTGGATGCGGTTTCGCCCAACATACTGGCGGGCTTGGCCGCGCCCATCGAGGAACTGCGGGGCCATTCCATCGTCGTCGCGGGGGTGGGGCCGGCGGACGGAGAGATGTACCGGTTATCGAATCGTTGCGGCATTGCCGCGGACTATTGCGTCGTGGCGCCCGCGGAGGACATTGGAGTCGCCTACTTCGGTCCCACTCGGGCGGGAGAGGTCGTTCGGACCTACACGAACGACTACTGGACCCAGTACTCCGCGTCCATGGTGTCGGGCGGGCTGGCGATCATGAAGCAGCTCTTCCGGGACCGGTTGTCGAACACCGAGCTGGTGGCCCGGCTGCTCGAGACCGCGGATAACAGCGGCGTCTACGCCGACCGGACCCTCTACGGCCGGGGCCTGGTGGACCTGGGCGCCGCCACATCGCCCGTGGGCGTGCTGGAAGTGCCGGTGGAGACGAGCGTGGGACGGAACGGCTTCCGCCTGCTGTCGACGTCGATCAGCCCGGGGACGGCCTTCGGCGACGGGCTCCAGCGGTCGCTGGCGTCCCGCGAGGTCATGGCCGTGGACCGCCTCGGAGCGCCGTTCTGGTACCCGCTCGGCGACTTCGCCGGCGCCGCCGGCGGCCCGTCGGTAAGCGAGCGGCTGCGCGGCTTCCTGGCTCCCGCCCCGGCGCCCCATTTTCCGTCATTCCCGCGAAAGCTTGCCCTCGACCCCGATCGGGGGCGGGAATCCATGTGGGGCGGGGCCGGGGAGGGACGCCAAACCGCGTCCGTAGCCCTCCACGCCACCCGCCTGGAGGCGGCTGCCCACATCCGCGGCAGCCACATGTCGCTGGCCGAGGGTGCGGTGCAGGCGACCCTGGCGGCACGGAACGGTGTGTCCGCCGCCGCCTTCACCACCAAGGGTTTGCGGGGACAGCGGCCCACGGTGGGTGCGGCGTTGAGCTGGCGGCGGATCGGGTCGCCGTGGGGCGTACGGGCCGGCTGGATCGGTGAGCCGAAGACGCTCCTGGGGAGCGTGGGCGAAGGAGGCTTCGGAGGCCTCGCGGCCGACACGTCCTTCCTGGGAGTGGACGCGCACACCGACCTGGCGGGGTGGCGGCTCGCGGCGAACGCCGAGCTGGGGGTAGTCGTGCCGGATGCGCGCGGAGGATTCGTGGACCGGGTGTCGTCGCTGGCCACGAGCGCGTTCGCGCTGCACGCGAGCCGGGCGTTGGCCGGCGCCGGGGCGGTGCGCTTCTCCGTGTCGCAGCCGCTTCGGGTGGAGCGCGGCCGGGCGTCGTTGACGGTGCCCGTGACCCGCACCAAGGCGGGGACGGTGTCGTACGACGCGCTGTCGGCCGGCCTTTCGCCGAGCGGGCGGCAGATGGACTTCTCCGGCGAATGGCTCCGGCCCCTGCCCACGGGGGAGCTTCGCCTGGGGGCGGTTTACAGCCACCGTCCCGGCCACCGCAAGGACGCCGGCCCCGAGCTGACCTTGCTCGGCGGCTGGCGCTGGGCGTTCTGAATTCAAGGACCATGTTCACACACCATTCGCTCACAGGTTGCGCCATGTCACGTCATCCCGCGGTTCTTCTTCTGCCCGGTCTTTTCCTGGTGGCTGCTCTCGCCGGCTGCGGCGGCATCGGCGGTTCCGGGCTTGCGCCGGACGGGCCGGACACGTGTGTCCGCGTCCACGACGGCGGCTGCCTCGAGCCGGAGAGATTCAATGAGGCCGCGGACGCCGCCGCCGAGAAGTCCCGGGAGCACCCGGGGTTTCAGAGCCAGTGGGGGCTGACCCACATCAACGCGGACGAGGCCTACGGCAACCTGAGCGTCCTGATGGGTCCGGACGTCGAGCCCGGCGCCGGGGTCACCATCGGGGTCCTGGATACCGGCGTGGACCTGGAGCACCCGTCCATCGCGGGAAACGGCAACAGGAAGGTGACCGAAGTATTCACGCCGGGCGCGGTCGACGAGACCCTGGCGGAGGAAGGGCTCTTGTCCCACGGCACGGCGGTGGCCAGCGTGGCCGCGGGTGCGCGGACCGATGCGGACGGCGCGCACCACGGCGTGGCCTGGGGCGCGGACCTGGCGGTGTTCGCCCTGCCGCTGGGCTCGGGCGACGGCGTTTACAGGCCTGTGCCGGTGGAGGCTCTGGCCACTGTGGACGCCCAGGAAGCCGCACGATACGGGCAGATTTTCTCGTGGCGGGACGGCGGCCGGAAGGTCGATATCCTGAACCTGAGCCTCGGATACCCCGGCCTGATGGACCGCTACAGCGAAGAGGACCTTCGCGAATACGCCCCCAATTACATTGCCACCCTGGCGCAGGCGGATGCGGAGGAAAAGGTCATCCTCGTGTGGGCGGCGGGCAACTCGCACGGAGACCAGTGCGACCCCTCCGTGGTGGAAAGCTGCCCGCGCGGCGCGCTCAACGCGGTCTCGGCCAGCCTCACCGCGGGCCTTCCGGCGCGGATTGAAGAGTTGCGAGGCCATTCCATCGCGGTGGTGGCATTGAATCCCGCCGACGGGCGGATTACCTCCTTCTCCAATCGTTGCGGTATCGCCGCCGACTTCTGCATCGCGGCTCCCGGCGAGCAGGTCCGCAGCGCCTATTTCGGCAACGTGGCTCCCTCTTTCGCGAGCCGGGACTACGTGAACCTCCGGGGGACCTCTTTTGCCGCGCCCGTGGTGTCGGGCGGGCTGGCGCTCATGAAGCAGCTCTTCCGCGACCAGTTGTCCAACACGGACCTGGTGGCCCGGCTGTTCGAGACCGCCGACAGGAGCGGCTTCTACGCCGACCCGGCCATCTACGGCCAAGGCTCCATGGACCTCGGCGCGGCCACCTCTCCGGTGGGCGTCCTGGAGGTGCCGGTGGGGGCGAGCGTGGGGGCGGACGGTTTCCGCTTGCTCTCGACGTCGATGACCCCCGGGACGGCCTTCGGCGACAGCCTGCGGCGGTCCCTGGCGTCGCGGGAGGTGATGGCGCTGGACCGGTTGGGAGCGCCGTTCTGGTACCGGCTGGGCCGCTTCACCGGAGCCGCGGGCGGGCCGTCGGTGACGGCGCGGCTGCGGGGGTTCCTGGCCCCCGATCGGGGTCGAGGGCAAGCTTCCGCGGGAATGACGGAGGATGTGCTGAGTCTCCACGCCGCCATCCTCGACGCGACGGCGGAGGTGCGGGGCAGCCACATGTCCCTGGCCCAGGGCGCGGTGACGGCCACTCTGTCCGGGCAGGGAGGTCTCTCCGCCGCCGCCTTCACCACCAAGGGGGTCCGGGGAAGGACGCCTGCTGTAGGCGCCACGCTGGGCTGGCGCCGGCCGGGGTCGCCTCTCGGCCTGCGGGCCGGCTGGATCGGTGAGCGGGAGACGCTTCTCGGCAGCGTCGGCGAAGGCGCCTTCGGCACCCTCGCCGGCGACACCTCCTTCGTGGGCGTGGATGTCCATACGGACCAGGGCGGTTGGGGGCGGGGGGGCCCCCCGGGGGGGGGGGGGGGGGACCCCGCCCCCCGCGGCGGGCGCGGGACCCGGGGGGGGTGACATTTAANNNNNNNNNNCGGCCGGGGGGGCGCCGGCGCCTGCCCCCCCCGCGCGGCCCCCCCGCGTTGGGGGGGGGTGTCTCCCCCCCCGCCCCGGGGGGGGGGGCCCCGCCCCCCCACCGCGGAGGTGGGGCTCGTCTCCCCGGCGACGCGAGGCAGCCTCGTCACCGGGGTGTCTTCACTTTCCACCAGCGCGTTCGCGCTTCACGCCACCCGGCCACTGAGGGGTGCAGGCGCCTTGCGACTTTCGGTGTCGCAGCCGCTCCGGGTGGAACGCGGGCGGGCGTCGTTGACGGTACCCGTGGGCCGCACCAAGGCGGGGGCGGTGTCGTACGACGCGCTGACGGCAGGCCTGGCGCCCAGCGGGCGGCAGATGGACTTCGCCGGGGAATGGTTCCGGCCCCTGCCCAGGGGCGAGCTTCGCCTGGGCGCCGTCTACAGCCACCGCCCGGGCCATCGCCGGGCCGCCGCCCCCGAGCTCACCTTCCTGGGCGGCTGGCGCTGGGCGTTCTGAGCCGTCACCCACTCCGTTCTTCCGAACGTCTACCTGCGCGGGTGAGCAACCCGGACCGGAGGCGTTCGCACGGCATCCGCGCCCGTCGGCGCGGGTGCTATTTCGCCACGCCCACCTGGACGATGCGGCGCTTGTCCACGCCGGCGACGCCCACGTACTTGAACACCTTCTTGTCCAGCTCGCGCGGGTGAAACCCCTGAACCACCACGCTCTTGCTGCCGTCCAGCAGCGCGGCGAAGGGCGCCGCCTGGCTCTTGCCCGCCGGGTCCGTCGGGAACTTGAAGCTGGTGCTCGGGATGTTGGTGAACTCGATGGCGCCGGTCTCGTCGCTGATCCAGAACTCCGCGATGGCCGATCCCTTGGCCACCTCGGCCAGCGCCGCGTTGATCTCGTCCGGGCTCATCTTCGCCTTGACCGCCGCCGCGACGAAGTGCGACGCCAGCATGGCCTGCGCCACCATGTGCTGCGACACCGCGTCGTCCGCCGCCCGCGCCCCTTGCGCCGTCAGCACCCCGCCGCCCAGCACCACACACAAACCGAGGATCGCCACCGCCCTGAAGATTCGCGTCATGATGTATTCCTTTCGTTGAGAGGCGTCATTCCCGCCCCTCCCCGCCCTACGCGCCCTCATCCCAAGGATCGTAGCTGCCGAAGCACCAGAGGTTGCCTTCCGGGTCCCGGCAACAGTAGAGACGGCCGCCGTGTTCCTGGTCTTCCGGGGCCATGACTATCTCGGCGCCCGCGCCGGCCGCCCTGGCGTGGTGCGCGTCC
Proteins encoded in this window:
- a CDS encoding S8 family serine peptidase; translated protein: MSRHPAVLLLPGLFLVAALAGCGGIGGSGLAPDGPDTCVRVHDGGCLEPERFNEAADAAAEKSREHPGFQSQWGLTHINADEAYGNLSVLMGPDVEPGAGVTIGVLDTGVDLEHPSIAGNGNRKVTEVFTPGAVDETLAEEGLLSHGTAVASVAAGARTDADGAHHGVAWGADLAVFALPLGSGDGVYRPVPVEALATVDAQEAARYGQIFSWRDGGRKVDILNLSLGYPGLMDRYSEEDLREYAPNYIATLAQADAEEKVILVWAAGNSHGDQCDPSVVESCPRGALNAVSASLTAGLPARIEELRGHSIAVVALNPADGRITSFSNRCGIAADFCIAAPGEQVRSAYFGNVAPSFASRDYVNLRGTSFAAPVVSGGLALMKQLFRDQLSNTDLVARLFETADRSGFYADPAIYGQGSMDLGAATSPVGVLEVPVGASVGADGFRLLSTSMTPGTAFGDSLRRSLASREVMALDRLGAPFWYRLGRFTGAAGGPSVTARLRGFLAPDRGRGQASAGMTEDVLSLHAAILDATAEVRGSHMSLAQGAVTATLSGQGGLSAAAFTTKGVRGRTPAVGATLGWRRPGSPLGLRAGWIGERETLLGSVGEGAFGTLAGDTSFVGVDVHTDQGGWGRGGPPGGGGGDPAPRGGRGTRGG
- a CDS encoding S8 family serine peptidase, with amino-acid sequence MSRNLGYACAAVLFLSFALAGCVTIGDSAPKECIPVQYFCVQPEEFDQAVATVAREYQDDPSFRNQWHLAYIKADEAYANLSVLNGPDAEPGAGVTIGVMHAGIDLDHPAFAGKKVTETFLGGAVDETGEERPSYGTAVASVAAGARTGEEGTPHGVAWGADIAMFAIPTGRVSGTQPEPLEILASADARHAARYERVFSWRDGERKVDILTLPLGFAAGIDGFTEQELRDNYGRAIAALAQADAEEKTILVWAAGDFHGLRCDPAVTDNCRYGYLDAVSPNILAGLAAPIEELRGHSIVVAGVGPADGEMYRLSNRCGIAADYCVVAPAEDIGVAYFGPTRAGEVVRTYTNDYWTQYSASMVSGGLAIMKQLFRDRLSNTELVARLLETADNSGVYADRTLYGRGLVDLGAATSPVGVLEVPVETSVGRNGFRLLSTSISPGTAFGDGLQRSLASREVMAVDRLGAPFWYPLGDFAGAAGGPSVSERLRGFLAPAPAPHFPSFPRKLALDPDRGRESMWGGAGEGRQTASVALHATRLEAAAHIRGSHMSLAEGAVQATLAARNGVSAAAFTTKGLRGQRPTVGAALSWRRIGSPWGVRAGWIGEPKTLLGSVGEGGFGGLAADTSFLGVDAHTDLAGWRLAANAELGVVVPDARGGFVDRVSSLATSAFALHASRALAGAGAVRFSVSQPLRVERGRASLTVPVTRTKAGTVSYDALSAGLSPSGRQMDFSGEWLRPLPTGELRLGAVYSHRPGHRKDAGPELTLLGGWRWAF